In Mytilus trossulus isolate FHL-02 chromosome 10, PNRI_Mtr1.1.1.hap1, whole genome shotgun sequence, the DNA window CCATGTACATTATATGGAACTAAAGATCCTTTGTAATATTAGTTCAAAATGCAAATGTATGAATGACATATCATTTCCACTATAgacgaaataaaacaataggCCAAACTGAactttaataatgaaataatagtttttaatAAAGTATCTGTCAGCGAAGTTTTATAAGAGAAATACATCAGCCGTCGATGACATGAATGATTTATATTAGTATCTCAAAGTTCTCATTTAAGTTATCACACTTATTCATgtacacttattttttttatagattgtttACACTTCGAGAAAGTTTTGACTGCCTTCAATACttatacatatacaaataatgatattGAAAAACTAATTcccaacaaaaatgtatgtctCAAAAACTCGAGGccatatcaaatgaaatcagAAGTTCCAGTAATCATTTTCAAAGTTGGGTTTAGAATTTGAAAGGAGATCACCCTAAAACTGCCAGCATTAAATCCATCATTATTGTTATTAAGTTGCTTAGGTAATCCATCTACATATGTATTGTGTCATTGCTAATCACATTATAAAGTTTGGTAATGTAATAGTTTGGTATACGGCTTGTAAACGTATGGTCAGCTGTATGAAAAGGGTAAACccatttctatacattttctttttctataataaatgtacaaatgtatcaaaAATGATTATTACTTCAACGTTTACTCTCATATAGTTTTTACAAATTAGAGATATGGAGCAACCACATTTTCTTAATAATCTATTTCCGTTTCTGGATTCCGACAGTCgatttgtatatatagataaatagCAAATGACAGATGTTCTGTCTCTTCCGaacaataaaaaagaacatactatcacatcattttattttaaaacaactatagcATCGACATCAACTTCACGGTTGACTGCCTAATGGATATTCACATAAGGCTGGGTAGTGCTCTGCGCAGCTGCGATGATCCCAGTAGTAATTACCATTACCATGAAGATGACCATAAACATTGCGTTGTCCTATGTTAGCGCAATGTTCACCATCTGACGCTATGTTAGGATGTGAATTAGGATTCCAGTGACTGTAAGCGTGGGAATTGATAATTTGACCAGTGCTGTTCCATCTCCATGGTTTATTGAACCTGTTCCGAAAACGATATGCGTCCATCCAATAGAAAGGCTCTACAATAATACACATGAAGGAAAAAAAGAGAATACCAAAAAcactgaacaaaaaataaaaaaaaacaaaatggcaaaatcaaataataaaacacattaaacgaatggtcAATAACTTTCGTATGAGAAACTgatcaaaaaatattattctacATATCGTACTTGTTGCAAATGTCTTAggaaataatttgtatttgctGATGACCACAAATAAGtgatttgtttcttttatatgcattaaaatatgaattaaatatCGAACTTCAATAAATACTATTAACGACTACTGGCATATTGGTTTATTCGGAAGAAAAGGGTGGGTTAAACAGGGTTTTTAGCAATGAATGCCTAATTAGAATAATTGGTTATTAAGGTTTCTACTCGCTGTTTACTCTCCTGATTATTTATAGTCCAGTCAAATTTGCagaaatttgaccctaacccgaaagtaattgcaacagaagattttaaagttCTAATCTTTaacattataccccaaatatacacagaaaaaagtcccataaaatctaacttgaggaagactaaaaaattaccattaaattcctatggagatttgcattaaaaatggagataactcttgcagaAAAGGcagtaatatcaataaaaattgatataaaattataactttgCCTCTTCttttcatcagaatgtattgataataattttttagCGGTATTtggagtataacaaacaactctaaagctgttttcatataatttatcaaGCTATTATCTAGATTTCgcaattcattagttgaccatttatttaatttttcaacatgtcaaggtaaagaatctcaaatttaataaaaataattaagcatgtattcttctttttgtggtttaaagtttctttagacAAGTAAGTTgcttaaaaatataatgtacagatataaacaataccaaatttacacattattttttcaaaatggttacaaagcttcaaatttgctatttcttaaatgaaaaatacacctaaaaaaataaactacccataacactttagttttgtacatttcatgagcaaaatattaaatattttagtcAGATATAAACTtttaaccccatcaaagtatcatactttgcataattttcaagaaaaacaaccaaaacctgaccaaaaaagactattttttgcaagagttacctccccttccAATGtgaatttccataggaaattaaaatactgattttgagttttcctcaagttagattgcatgtgacttttttctgtgtaaataaagggcataatgctatagattagagcTAAATCTGGCAGAGTTAATCAGGGTTGACACAACATTGAAACAAGAAAGAGTGTATAACAAtgtgttgcaattagtttgaggtcaaatcttagtttgactggactattagacaaatatttttatgcaACTGACACCAGCATCCTTGCGTGGACCTAAATTGGATCGTTATTCTTGAATGTGATTGGTAAgctataatgtttttttctttagtaTACACTTCAGTAGATCATGTTGCCGATCAGGTAAAGTACACATACAAAGGTAACTGGGGTTCGAAAAAggttgaaattgaaataaaagaacaaatctTTGGGTTGAGAATTAAGGCTCTTATGTAAATAACACACCAATAacctttataaaatatgtagaTTACTATAATTTTCCCACATTCACTATAGTTTTTGTTACCCCGACTTTAGTTAATCAAATTGatgacaaagaaattatttgtactttataaGGAATATTATAAATAGGGTAGCCGTGTTCATTTTTGAATGTTCAACTATTTGAAGTTGGTTAAACAACGTCGATTAATTGATCAGAAGTTTAAATAGTCTGTTGATATTACTCTCGTTTTTTGTCTAGACATTGCAAATATctatttttctcagttttaaataGCTTTTGACTAGCTTTCACCAACTTTGAATAATCTTATATTGGTGTTTTTATGTTGGttgtcttgttttgttttgtgtgtgtgtgtgtgttttatacGCACTGATCTATTGAGTAAAGAAATTTGGAACCTATTATATTTGGTTGTCGTTGCATCTTGTCTGTCACATTTGTTTCCTAAAAttgtgttgtttaaaaaaaattagccgTCAGCGTTCTCGTTCGAATTGTTTCCCAAGTTTCACATAGGGtcgtttatagctgactttgttttttttctctcactatCAAAGGTCGTGTGGTGACCTTTAATAGCTTGTATATTCGTGATTTAAACTCTTGTGGATAAAGAGTTGaataattggcaatcataccacatgtccttatttttttaaaacaaattaacatgCATTTCTATTGCAACACcttcgtcctgaatatgcatgacatatttgccactggacattaagcgaCAATCAATCtataaatcaattaattaatattgCGACACCATTTCATATATTGCAAATAACAATAGATAGTTTGAAAATATGTCAGCTTGAAAACTAAAGTAGATTCCCATGAGTTTTGATCTGACAAACGTGTATCCaagaaaataatatcaaatgatAGATCATTAAAGAACTAAATTTTCAAGTGTTTTCATAGCATGCATAGTTCTtaatagataaaggcaacatcATTTTACCGttgttcaaaaatcataaatcaattgagagaaaacaaattttggttacaaactaaaaccgagggaaacacatcaactataagaggaaaacaaatgaacaacacGATCACAGAATGAAGTGCAACACACACAAACGCCTACAAACATAGGTGCGGactatttgataataactgtcatatttctgaattcgtacagaacatttaaaaaagggttttatggctagccaaacctacCGCCTGTAtggcaatatttaaaaaaaaacgataaaataACAACACTGCGTGACAGAAATATAGTACAAACACACAACTAACTATTTTgaactgagcgtcactgataagtcttatataggcgaaacgcgcgtctgatgtattaaattataaacctggtacttttgataactattgacaacatattttgaattaaacatttgtctttaaattttaatgttgagAACTGTCATACGGTTCCATTAGCATAACAACAACATACCTTCCTTGTATCCAAATGTGTGTTGTACATTCGCGAGAAAGGAGGAAACATCATGATTTTCTTTCTCGTTACTTATGATTGCTAATCTACTGCACAGACTTTCACATTCATgcttataaaataagaaaacaaacatatactagACAGTTAACAAATTCAGACGGGAAACAAACACTTTAGAATAAACTAGGTCgatataaaacattatttttggcTATTCTgttcaaaatactgatacaaaGAGGAACACTAAatgacattatataaataacacatagctgagagagTGATATAGCAGAAAACCTATTTGTACTTTATAAGGAATAATATAAATACAGTTACATCAAATTCCCTtacattgacaacgatgtgtgaacaaaacaaaaagacgtaggtaaaaatgtaaaaacaaataggGATAAAGCAGTCAACATTGAACTATAATcttatgctgagttcacacgtaattcgaattcgattcgcattaactaattcgaattagtttaatttgCATTCGAAACGTTTAACGTCCTAACCtcaattctaattcgaattaCAACGCGCGTCAAATTCGCTTTACTGTCCTAACGACGTAAACTTCTAATTCGTATTAACCAAAACGTGTTTCTAATGCCATCAAACACatatgtaacgaagaagcacaaaaaggtagatagacaaagcacattagcaaaaatgagagacaagaatttaaaaattcactATAGCACAATGAATATttacgagatgtataagtacagagcaaCGTCATATGCATCAAAGAAACAGAAATAGGCATATAAACAAAGTATATTGGCAAAAATAAAAGCCaagaatacaaaacaaatcatagaACAATAGCACAATGACGAGAAAAATAAGTACAGTCACGTCTAATTGATATTACAAAAGA includes these proteins:
- the LOC134687955 gene encoding perlucin-like: MYPSIFKTDCQPNILKAGDCPIGFAKSANTCYFVGRLKKTRAAAKHECESLCSRLAIISNEKENHDVSSFLANVQHTFGYKEEPFYWMDAYRFRNRFNKPWRWNSTGQIINSHAYSHWNPNSHPNIASDGEHCANIGQRNVYGHLHGNGNYYWDHRSCAEHYPALCEYPLGSQP